CAGCCGGGTGCCCTTCGGGCAGGGCCCGGCCACCGTCCACCTCGAGCTCGGCATCGGGCAGCTCGACGTGGTGGTCCCCGCGGATGTGCCCCTCGACGTCCACGCCCGGGTCGGCGCCGGCGAGGCCCGGCTGCTCGACAGGGTCGACAACGGTCTCGCCGTCGACACCCGGGTCCGCGCCGACGGGTCGGCCGCGCTGGGGCGGCTCAGCCTCGACCTCCACACCGGTCTCGGCCAGGTCACCGTGCGCCGCGCCGGCACCGCCACCGTCCAGGGAGCCCTGTAGATGTTCCGCCGCTCTCCCGACCCGGTCACGCTGGTCGCCGGCCTCGGCTTCACCGCCCTGGGGCTGACCCTGCTGATCGACCACGGCAGCCTCCACCTCCACCCGCGCTGGGTGTGGCCGGGTGTGCTGATCGTGCTCGCCCTGGCGCTGCTGCCGGGGATCCGCGGCCGTCGCGACCACGAGGGCGAGCCGCCGCCGCCGCCCCCGGGCGCCCCCCCCGCCTCAGGGGCAGGAGGCGCTGCCGAAGGGCTGTGACGCCGAGGCGGTGCGGTTCGGCGAGGTGACCTCCACCGCCGCGGTGGAGGGGGCTCCGCCGGGCCCGGCCGCGGCCGGATGGTCGGAGGCGGGGAACAGCAGAGAGGAGGTGACCACCGCCCGGGTGGTGCCCTGGGGGATGGTGACCGGCTTCTGGGCCTGGTCGAACGCCGTCGACGCGCCGGCGCAGCTGACATCGGTGCCGCGGATGCTGAAGGTGAGCGTGCCCGCCGACCCCGGCTGGAAGGTGAACGTCGCGGTCAGCGGGCACACCCACCAGCTGGCGCTCTGGACCTGGCAGGTGCCCATCGAGAGCACCACGCTCTGCACCGTCAGCGCTCCCGCCGGGCTGGCGGAGGGCGACGGGGTGGCGGTCGCGGTCGGCGCCGGCGAGGCGGTGGCCGGGGCGCTCGACGGCGGCGGTGGCAGCGTCGCCGGCTGCGAGGTCGGGGCCACGATCACCGGTGAGAGGTTCACGGTGGGGGTGGGCGCCGGCGCGGTGCCGCCCAGGGGGGAGGGGCGGACGGCGCCCGCGCGCGGCGCCTGCGAGGAGAGTGGAGCGGGGCTGACCAGCGCCGCCGGCCCGTTGGGGTCGAGCTGCACCGGCTGGAGGGCGACGCTGCCGGCGCCGGTGTACGGGGTCGGCGTGCTGAAGGCCTGCCCGCCGCTGAGCGGCAGCGGGTCGGCCGCGGGCAGGTGCAGCAGCAGGGCGGTGCAGAGCGCGCCCGCGCCCATCACCGCGAGGCCGGCGCCGACCAGGCGGCGGCGCGCGGGCAGGCGGCGCCGGGCGGCCGGGGCCGCGGTGGCGGCGGCCTCACCCGCGGCGGCGGCGCCGGCGGCGAGCAGCGCCACCAGGCGGCCCGCGGACCAGCCCCGGCGGCGGGTTCTCGCCGACGGCACGTCCTCCGGAGGCGCCATCTCGGCGGCGAGGTCGGCGACCTCCTCGAGGTCGGCCATCCACTCCGAGCGGCGCGAGTCCAGCGGGGCGCTCACCGGCGGCTCAGCCCAGCGCCACCGCAGCCGGGCGGGTGCGAACCCGGTCCCGGCACGAGGAGCAGTCGACGATGTGGGCGGCGACGTCGCGCATCCGCCGGCGGGTGGTGGGGCGGCGGCGCTCGGCGCTGCCGAGCAGCTCGAGGGTGCGCCCGCAGCCGTCGGCGGGACGGTCGGACTCGGTGGCGCGCCGCAGGTACTCCTCGCGGAAGCGGCGGCGGGCGCGGAAGAGAAGGGTCTCGACCGCTCCGGGGCTGAGTCCCAGGACCTCGGCGATGGCGTTGTAGGACAGCCCCTCGAGCTCGCGGAGCACCAGCGCGGCGCGCTGCCGCGGGGGCATCGACTCGGCGACCCGGGTGACGGTCTCGCGCATCCAGGTCATCTCGTACGCGGCCTCGGGCTGGTCGGTGCGGTCCTGGGTGGGGAGGGTGCGCATCAGCGTGCCGTCGTCCTCGATGCCCGGGGAGCGGCGCTGGGCGCGGAGCAGGTCGATGCAGAGGTTGGCGGCGACCCGGTGCAGCCAGGCGCGGACGTTGAAGCCGCGCTCGATCCGGTCGGCGCCGCGCACCAGCCGCAGGAAGGTCTCCTGGACGACGTCGTCGGCCGAGGCGTCGGAGCGGAGGTGCCGCAGGCAGAGCATGCGGATGGCGATGGCGTGGCGGGTGTACAGCCGCTCGAACGCGTGGGCGTCGCCGTCGCGATAGGCCGACAGGAGGCTGACGTCGTCGTCGACGGTGGCCGCGTCGGCGGGTGGCCGCAGCGGCAGCACCTGGCCGGAGAGGACGGGCGCGGTGCCCGCCGGGAGGGGGGAGGGCGCGCAGGTCGCGCTCATCGACCGGACCTCGACATCGATGTGGGCCGCGGGCCCCTCACGCGCTGCGTGCTCATTGCGTCA
The Candidatus Dormiibacterota bacterium DNA segment above includes these coding regions:
- a CDS encoding RNA polymerase sigma factor; the encoded protein is MSATCAPSPLPAGTAPVLSGQVLPLRPPADAATVDDDVSLLSAYRDGDAHAFERLYTRHAIAIRMLCLRHLRSDASADDVVQETFLRLVRGADRIERGFNVRAWLHRVAANLCIDLLRAQRRSPGIEDDGTLMRTLPTQDRTDQPEAAYEMTWMRETVTRVAESMPPRQRAALVLRELEGLSYNAIAEVLGLSPGAVETLLFRARRRFREEYLRRATESDRPADGCGRTLELLGSAERRRPTTRRRMRDVAAHIVDCSSCRDRVRTRPAAVALG